In Vespa crabro chromosome 5, iyVesCrab1.2, whole genome shotgun sequence, a single window of DNA contains:
- the LOC124424416 gene encoding actin-interacting protein 1: protein MSYETKYIFATLPKTQRGQPLVLGGDPKGKNFLYTNGNSVIIRNIDNPAIADIYTEHSCPVNLAKYSPSGFYIASGDQSGKVRIWDTVNKEHILKNEFHPIGGPIKDIAWSPDSQRMIVVGEGRERFGHVFMAETGTSVGEISGQSKSINSCDFRPTRPFRLITGSEDNTIAVFEGPPFKFKMTKQEHTRFVQAVRYSPSGNLFASAGFDGKVFIYDGTTSDLVGEVGSPSHQGGVYGVSWKPDGTQLLTASGDKTCRLWDVETRSLISEFNMGTTVDDQQVSCLWQGVHLLSVSLSGFINYLDVNNPSKPIRIIKGHNKPITVLTLSPDRSTIYTGSHDGYITSWNAETGENDRVRGNGHGNQINGMKAANNILYTAGIDDTLRSVDIETCAYSDNSIKLDSQPRGLDIFEDKVIVASVRQVIVTQDGRKVSSTPTEYEPSCVSINQDNADVAIGSASDNKVYIYGLVGTTLTQKTEVVHLGPVTDVAYSPDNKYLVACDANRKVVLYAVPEYKPAHNREWGFHNARVNCVAWSRDSEMVASGSLDTTIIIWSVSNPAKHTIIKNAHPQSQITRLVWLDEETLISVGQDCNTKIWRIEKI, encoded by the exons ATGTCATATGAAACAA aatatatatttgCTACATTGCCCAAGACACAAAGAGGGCAACCTCTTGTATTAGGTGGAGatccaaaaggaaaaaatttcttatataccAATGGTAATAGTGTCATCATTAGAAATATTGAT AATCCAGCAATTGCTGATATTTATACAGAACATTCTTGCCCTGTAAACCTTGCCAAATATTCTCCAAGTGGTTTTTATATAGCATCAGGCG atcagTCTGGGAAAGTACGTATTTGGGATACTGTGAATAAAgaacatattttaaaaaatgaatttcatcCAATTGGTGGACCAATCAAAGATATTGCTTGGTCACCCGACAGTCAACGCATGATTGTTGTTGgtgaaggaagagagag aTTTGGACATGTATTTATGGCAGAAACTGGTACATCCGTGGGTGAAATATCTGGTCAAAGTAAGTCAATCAACTCGTGTGACTTCAGACCGACAAGACCATTTAGATTGATTACTGGTAGTGAAGATAATACTATTGCTGTTTTTGAGGGTCCACCATTTAAGTTTAA aaTGACGAAACAGGAACACACTCGTTTCGTACAAGCCGTACGTTATTCGCCAAGTGGAAATTTATTTGCATCTGCAGGCTTTGATGGgaaagtatttatatacgatGGAACAACATCTGATCTTGTCGGTGAAGTTGGCTCTCCTTCACATCAAGGTGGTGTTTACGGG gtCAGCTGGAAACCAGATGGCACTCAATTATTAACAGCATCAGGAGATAAAACGTGTAGATTATGGGATGTAGAAACTCGATCTTTAATTAGTGAATTCAATATGGGAACTACGGTCGATGATCAACAA gTTAGTTGTTTGTGGCAAGGTGTACACTTATTATCTGTTTCTCTCAGTggatttatcaattatttggATGTTAATAATCCTTCAAAacctataagaataataaag ggTCATAATAAGCCAATTACTGTTCTAACACTGAGCCCTGACAGATCAACAATTTACACAGGATCTCACGATGGTTATATAACTAGTTGGAATGCAGAAACAGGCGAAAATGATCGTGTACGAGGAAACGGTCATGGAAATCAAATTAATGGAATGAAAGCTGCcaacaatattttatacactGCTGGCATTGATGATACTTTAAGATCTGTAGACATAGAAACGTGTGCGTATTCAGATAATTCTATCAAATTAGATTCTCAACCACGAGGCTTAGATATTTTTGAGGATAAGGTTATCGTCGCTTCTGTACGACAg gtAATAGTTACACAAGATGGTCGAAAAGTTTCAAGTACACCGACCGAATATGAACCGTCATGTGTGTCAATTAATCAAGATAACGCGGACGTAGCTATAGGATCGGCATCAGACAATAAA GTTTATATTTATGGATTAGTAGGAACAACATTAACTCAAAAGACTGAAGTAGTACATTTAGGTCCGGTTACTGATGTTGCATACAGTCctgacaataaatatttagtaGCCTGTGACGCAAATCGAAAAGTTGTCCTTTATGCTGTTCCAGAGTATaag cctGCTCACAATAGAGAATGGGGTTTCCATAATGCAAGAGTAAATTGTGTTGCATGGTCACGTGATTCGGAAATGGTTGCTAGTGGAAGTTTAGacactacaattattatttggaGCGTATCCAATCCAGCCAAGCAtacgattataaaaa ATGCTCATCCGCAAAGTCAAATTACACGTTTAGTTTGGTTGGATGAAGAAACTTTGATATCAGTTGGTCAGGACTGTAATACTAAAATATGGcgtatagaaaaaatttaa